A single genomic interval of Sulfurimonas sp. C5 harbors:
- a CDS encoding DUF309 domain-containing protein, whose product MVNKKIEEFVTCIEQERFYDAHEVLEELWFPRRFEKCIEVELLKGFINAAVSFELIKRGRIVQSKRVWANYLKYRQNLYKISSQYKNSYFKLARYVEEKQHTLLKQRNL is encoded by the coding sequence ATGGTAAATAAAAAAATTGAAGAGTTTGTAACTTGTATAGAACAAGAACGCTTTTACGATGCTCACGAGGTGTTAGAAGAGCTTTGGTTCCCTAGACGGTTTGAGAAATGTATTGAGGTAGAACTTCTAAAAGGTTTTATCAATGCAGCCGTCAGTTTTGAGTTAATTAAACGCGGAAGAATTGTACAAAGTAAAAGAGTTTGGGCAAACTATTTGAAATACAGACAAAATCTTTATAAAATCTCATCACAATATAAGAATTCTTATTTTAAACTAGCAAGATACGTTGAAGAAAAACAACATACGCTACTTAAACAAAGGAATTTGTAA
- a CDS encoding mechanosensitive ion channel domain-containing protein, producing the protein MDIEKYTNLALSYISEYSLKILAALLIFIIGKWIAKKLSHLIRATMIKAKVDLTLSEFTESLIFFTLLAMVILASLNALGVNTTSFIAVFGAASLAVGLALQGSLSNVGAAVLIIIFRPFKIGDFIEAGGATGTVEDITMFSTIISPIDNRTIIVPNSKIIGGNIINYSKKDKRRVDLVFGISYDDDLRLAKQTLLDILHADERVLKDPEPFVAVSELGDSSVNFVTRAWVETDHYWDVHFSTIEKVKLTFDEKGISIPYPQMDVHMKKEEN; encoded by the coding sequence ATGGATATCGAAAAGTACACAAATCTTGCACTAAGCTATATAAGTGAATACAGTCTTAAAATTTTAGCTGCGCTACTTATCTTTATCATCGGGAAATGGATAGCAAAAAAACTTTCTCATCTAATAAGAGCAACAATGATCAAAGCCAAGGTTGATCTGACACTTTCAGAATTTACCGAGAGTCTCATCTTTTTTACTCTATTAGCAATGGTCATTCTTGCTTCACTCAATGCTCTTGGTGTCAATACTACATCGTTTATTGCTGTTTTTGGTGCAGCCTCTTTAGCTGTTGGTTTAGCACTACAGGGATCTTTATCAAACGTAGGTGCTGCCGTACTTATTATAATCTTCAGACCTTTTAAAATCGGTGACTTTATTGAAGCCGGCGGTGCTACGGGAACAGTAGAGGATATCACAATGTTTTCTACTATCATTTCACCGATTGACAACCGTACGATTATTGTGCCAAACTCTAAAATTATCGGTGGTAACATCATCAACTACTCTAAAAAAGACAAAAGAAGAGTTGACCTTGTTTTTGGAATAAGCTATGACGATGATCTAAGACTTGCAAAACAAACACTTCTTGATATTCTCCATGCCGATGAAAGGGTGTTAAAAGACCCAGAACCATTTGTTGCTGTAAGCGAGCTGGGCGACAGCAGTGTGAACTTTGTGACACGTGCATGGGTAGAGACTGATCATTACTGGGATGTGCATTTTAGTACAATCGAAAAAGTAAAACTCACGTTTGATGAAAAAGGGATCTCTATCCCTTATCCGCAAATGGATGTGCATATGAAAAAAGAAGAAAATTAA
- a CDS encoding DUF481 domain-containing protein, with translation MKKIVLSLVVFSSLALAEDVTVDEKPLKAHSELGYVETNGNTNTKAFNLEINLKKEWTKEILTFDFDGQYATDHGVETKNKFVTELDYGYKLSPKLSLDYLIGYKSDKFSGFEYQFYTGPGVKYKAIDKKEHKLSLEANILYSVDQYENVWADALGTQLSYPYDGVIRDHIIKQAYKDDYASYRLKGIYDWQILDTLKFKQELSFRGSMEKTNKYFVYSKSAINNKINSIFSAGISYKIDYVNLPAEGKKKTDTTFAFNLILDY, from the coding sequence ATGAAAAAAATAGTATTAAGTTTAGTAGTATTTAGTTCTTTGGCATTGGCTGAAGATGTTACGGTTGATGAAAAACCTTTAAAAGCACATAGTGAATTGGGTTACGTAGAGACTAACGGAAATACTAATACAAAAGCTTTCAATCTTGAAATAAACCTCAAAAAAGAATGGACAAAAGAAATTCTTACTTTTGATTTTGACGGACAATATGCAACAGACCATGGAGTTGAAACAAAAAATAAATTTGTCACAGAACTGGATTACGGCTATAAGCTATCACCAAAACTATCTCTTGATTATCTTATAGGTTACAAATCTGATAAATTCTCCGGTTTTGAGTACCAGTTTTACACAGGTCCCGGTGTAAAGTACAAAGCGATAGATAAAAAAGAGCACAAACTCTCGTTAGAAGCAAACATTTTATACTCTGTCGACCAATATGAAAATGTGTGGGCTGATGCATTAGGTACTCAACTCAGCTATCCGTATGACGGCGTTATAAGAGACCATATTATCAAACAAGCTTACAAAGATGACTATGCTTCATATAGACTCAAAGGTATATACGACTGGCAGATCCTTGATACTTTAAAATTCAAACAAGAGTTGAGTTTCAGAGGTTCGATGGAAAAAACTAATAAATACTTCGTATATTCAAAATCTGCTATTAACAATAAAATTAACAGTATTTTTTCTGCAGGTATCAGTTATAAAATCGATTACGTTAATTTACCGGCTGAGGGTAAGAAAAAAACAGACACTACTTTCGCATTTAATCTGATTTTAGATTATTAA
- a CDS encoding MFS transporter: MTILLSLFYYFYFSIIGVYVIFIPKVLSGYGYSASEIGILLGAAPLVRFILPFLFIKGLQLNTRTFHYSLLVMVIAAIAFYINVEHFYRLLFSNILLGVGMSLILPYIEVIALENIGKERYGKVRLFGSIGFIVVALILAKFFSVTSIALDFLLTLTAVTAVIAYVISTKEHKESVQNEQMVQKRFSFFEDIYLWAGLVFMQISFGSFYNFFTIYETDHGISLDMTVYLWSFGVLVEVVMLFAQGRLLANYQLLNLIRISVLASVFRWFLVFSYPENLVLLFFSQSIHALSFALFHSATISYLYQIYQNKKLAQQFFMGFSYGLGGLSGAVISGYIYEYAPKLLFLSSSLFALVSFVLLVMYKHRQEA; the protein is encoded by the coding sequence ATGACAATACTATTATCATTATTTTATTATTTTTACTTTTCAATTATCGGCGTATATGTTATTTTTATCCCAAAAGTACTCTCTGGCTATGGCTATAGTGCAAGTGAGATAGGGATACTGCTCGGTGCCGCTCCACTGGTGCGTTTTATACTCCCGTTTTTATTTATAAAGGGTTTACAGCTAAATACAAGAACATTTCATTATTCTTTGCTTGTTATGGTTATAGCTGCCATTGCATTTTATATTAATGTGGAGCATTTTTACAGACTGTTATTCTCTAATATCCTTTTAGGTGTAGGGATGAGTCTAATTCTGCCGTATATTGAAGTGATAGCACTTGAAAACATCGGTAAAGAGCGTTATGGAAAAGTAAGACTTTTCGGTTCTATAGGGTTTATAGTTGTCGCCTTGATACTTGCTAAGTTTTTTAGTGTTACTTCAATAGCCCTTGACTTTTTACTGACACTCACGGCTGTAACGGCAGTAATTGCATATGTGATTAGTACTAAAGAGCATAAAGAAAGTGTTCAAAATGAGCAAATGGTACAAAAACGGTTCTCATTTTTTGAAGATATTTATCTGTGGGCGGGGCTGGTTTTTATGCAGATAAGTTTTGGCTCATTTTATAACTTTTTTACGATCTATGAAACAGATCATGGAATAAGTTTGGATATGACTGTATATCTTTGGAGTTTCGGAGTACTTGTGGAAGTTGTAATGTTATTTGCACAAGGCAGACTGCTTGCAAACTATCAGCTCTTAAATCTTATACGTATAAGTGTACTGGCTTCGGTATTTCGATGGTTTTTGGTTTTTAGTTATCCTGAGAACTTGGTGCTGCTTTTCTTTTCACAATCGATCCATGCACTCTCTTTTGCACTGTTTCATTCGGCAACGATCAGTTATTTATACCAAATTTATCAAAATAAAAAACTAGCGCAACAATTTTTCATGGGCTTTAGTTATGGTTTAGGAGGTTTAAGTGGTGCGGTAATCTCCGGATATATATATGAGTATGCTCCAAAGCTGTTATTTTTAAGTTCTAGTCTTTTTGCGTTAGTGAGTTTTGTTTTGTTAGTAATGTACAAGCACAGGCAAGAAGCCTGA
- a CDS encoding B12-binding domain-containing radical SAM protein, translating into MKIVLSTLNSRYTHTSLALRYLYANMQELQANTTIMEFSINDAMQSVAEKILDQDVDILGLGVYIWNASQIQELIHIVKRVSPKTKIVLGGPEVSYEPFRVDFSDADYIIKGEGDVAFYELCKNLVDNQPQERISPLSAPKLKEIELPYQYYSDEDIQNRYIYVEISRGCPFECEFCLSSMDEKVRAFDLEKVLEEFEKLWQRGARNFKFVDRTFNLNMKAANMVLDFFLEKEPPYFAHFEVIPDHFPSSLREKIKAFPHGALQLEIGIQTLNMEIANNISRQLKLDKIKENIAFLENETSAHIHLDLIVGLPGESLDSFGKNLDELMAMSSCEIQIGILKKLSGTYIDRHDQHFGMVYSDIPPYDILKNDQLSFKDLQIMKRFARFWDIFYNSGNFKNAVELLWKEESVFTNFYAYSLWIYTQTDATYKISLQRQGELLFKYLTEVKNISPERIANAMLSDIMKLKGRAVPSYLKAYSEGFNIDAKLGTSGFNKRQQ; encoded by the coding sequence ATGAAAATAGTCCTGTCCACCTTAAATTCCAGATATACTCATACATCCTTGGCACTAAGATATCTTTATGCCAACATGCAAGAACTCCAAGCAAATACTACCATAATGGAATTTTCGATCAATGATGCAATGCAAAGCGTAGCAGAGAAAATTCTCGATCAAGACGTAGATATTTTAGGTCTTGGTGTTTATATTTGGAATGCCTCACAAATCCAGGAACTTATTCACATCGTTAAAAGAGTATCCCCGAAAACAAAAATAGTCCTTGGCGGTCCGGAAGTAAGTTATGAACCTTTTCGAGTGGATTTTTCAGATGCCGACTATATTATAAAAGGGGAAGGCGATGTTGCGTTTTACGAATTATGTAAAAACCTCGTTGATAATCAACCCCAGGAGCGCATTTCTCCTCTCTCAGCTCCAAAATTAAAAGAGATAGAACTGCCGTATCAATACTACAGCGATGAAGATATACAAAACAGATACATCTACGTAGAGATCTCGAGAGGATGCCCTTTTGAGTGTGAATTCTGTCTCTCCTCTATGGATGAAAAGGTTAGAGCATTTGATCTGGAAAAAGTGCTGGAGGAGTTTGAAAAACTTTGGCAAAGGGGTGCTAGAAACTTCAAATTTGTCGATCGCACGTTTAACCTGAATATGAAAGCGGCGAATATGGTACTCGATTTTTTTCTTGAAAAAGAGCCTCCGTATTTTGCCCATTTTGAAGTAATACCCGATCACTTTCCAAGTTCACTCAGAGAAAAAATAAAAGCGTTTCCTCACGGTGCTCTTCAACTTGAGATCGGAATTCAAACACTCAATATGGAGATCGCAAACAATATCTCTAGACAGCTCAAACTTGACAAAATAAAAGAGAATATTGCCTTTTTGGAGAATGAGACTTCGGCACATATTCACCTTGACCTCATCGTTGGACTACCGGGAGAGAGTCTGGATAGCTTTGGAAAAAATCTTGACGAACTTATGGCAATGAGTTCGTGTGAGATCCAGATCGGAATACTCAAAAAACTTTCAGGCACTTACATAGACAGACACGATCAGCATTTTGGTATGGTCTACAGTGATATCCCTCCGTATGATATACTCAAAAACGATCAGCTTTCGTTTAAGGACCTTCAAATTATGAAAAGGTTTGCAAGATTCTGGGACATTTTTTATAACAGCGGGAATTTTAAAAATGCTGTTGAACTGCTTTGGAAAGAGGAGTCTGTTTTCACAAACTTTTATGCTTATAGTTTATGGATATATACACAAACAGACGCTACATATAAAATTTCTCTGCAACGTCAGGGGGAACTTCTATTTAAATACCTTACAGAGGTAAAAAATATATCGCCTGAACGGATTGCCAATGCAATGCTCAGTGATATTATGAAACTAAAAGGGAGAGCAGTACCAAGTTATTTAAAAGCTTACAGCGAAGGTTTTAATATAGATGCTAAACTCGGTACCTCAGGCTTTAACAAAAGACAGCAATAA
- a CDS encoding Sir2 family NAD-dependent protein deacetylase — protein sequence MARVVVLSGAGISAESGLSTFRESDGLWANYSVEDICTAGCLVTNRDETISFYDKRRTELVDKEPNSAHKVLAELKNRYKNDIAIITQNVDNLFEKAGIAHEDVIHLHGFLTNVECEQCQNIYDIGYNKLADVNDGKCTACGSEYVRPYIVMFGEAAPNYALLDQEIQDCSLLVVIGTSGMVVGVNTLAYFVERSILNNLEPSDAINDTFFDKVIYDKATNAIHEIAYEIEELLAKG from the coding sequence ATGGCTAGGGTTGTTGTCTTAAGCGGTGCAGGTATTAGTGCTGAAAGTGGGCTCTCTACTTTCAGAGAGAGTGATGGATTATGGGCAAACTATTCAGTCGAAGATATATGTACTGCAGGATGTCTTGTAACCAATAGAGACGAGACTATCAGCTTTTACGATAAAAGACGGACAGAGCTTGTAGACAAGGAGCCAAATAGTGCTCATAAAGTTTTGGCAGAACTCAAAAACAGATATAAAAACGATATAGCAATTATCACCCAGAATGTAGACAACCTTTTTGAAAAAGCCGGCATTGCCCACGAAGATGTTATCCATCTGCACGGTTTTCTTACAAATGTTGAATGTGAACAATGTCAAAATATTTACGATATAGGATATAACAAACTCGCAGATGTAAACGACGGGAAATGTACAGCATGCGGGAGTGAATATGTACGCCCTTATATTGTTATGTTTGGAGAAGCCGCACCGAACTATGCTCTTCTTGATCAGGAGATTCAGGACTGTTCACTGTTAGTTGTTATCGGTACAAGCGGAATGGTTGTCGGTGTAAACACTCTGGCTTACTTTGTTGAACGCTCTATTTTGAACAATCTCGAGCCAAGTGACGCGATCAACGATACCTTTTTTGACAAGGTGATCTACGATAAAGCAACCAATGCCATTCATGAGATAGCTTACGAGATCGAAGAACTGCTTGCCAAAGGCTGA
- a CDS encoding transporter substrate-binding domain-containing protein, whose translation MLQYLYRFFFIAILLSPLHLLASTNTPINYNLDLNLTQDEKTWLLDHKVLKAGNEFDYAPWDFNKDGKPTGYSIDYVNLLASKLGIKVSFVTDHWNDLTYMLETKKIDLLHTMFANSFRTNIIYTHSYKQLVFALYKNKHNKKLNSIEALKDQTLSIPKDDSSIIVLKKLYPQIKIIEPDSYVDALKDVILGRADATVMDTAVASYLSENYSLSDLTIVDEVKLPEDTIHYSYRIGVNAENEILQSILNKAIASVTDDEKKQLENKWFNKSAKKVKKIKFTKTEKKWIAQHPVVKFTGDPDWLPFEAFKEDGSYIGIVADHLKLIEQRTGLSFERIKPKSWSDALVKVKANEVDMISEVVTENFVSTKMYFTKPYIETPLVIIMKKTQSDHFLNDLSAISDKKIAYVSGYGYVDDLKKKYPNIHFQEVNTVQEGLEAVAAGKLDAFICTLVIGSYNIPQLGLSNLTVAGKLDIAMKLGFGIRKDSPMLLGIINKALASIDSTEKNEIVNKWVKVDIEEKIDWDLVLEIAGVAVIVIAFIVYSNRQLKRLVEQKTAKLSSLLKAFDQNVIASSTDKNGKITYVSDAFCEISGYSREELIGKPHNILRHPDMPKKLFADLWTTIKAGKNWHGEIKNRKKDGGFYWVDMTITVEKDKDGKVFRYDAIRHDITAKKAVEELTKTLEQKVEERTAELTKSEQKIKNVFATTSQGIWMVDNNAITQEVNNAMSNILGYPQDEIVGKHIFHFVNDENKKIFAEQMKTREHGQTSSYEIYLTRKNRVQIPCLFNATPILDENGVKVGAFAMVTDITEQKKLQAQIAEKENFVRTLLDSQEQIIITTDGKKIYTINKAFKKFYGVEVLEDFLKDYECICDTFDTSDPEHYLQKEMDELTWIEYVLVNPLMVHKARIIRDEQAYIFTVTGAELPIEGKNLISAVFTNITELEKVQKDLKNTNQKVMDSIEYASLIQGALLPDSQLMSSHFDDCFTLWRPKDVVGGDIYLFTEIRNKDEALLMVVDCTGHGVPGAFVTMLVKAIERQIIGVLEKTNEVVSPGKILGIFNRSIKHLLKQDQSESVSNAGFDGGILYYNKKNNIVRYAGANIPLFVKNSSSLEIFKGDRHSIGYKNSDRDYEFNDYEFDIRESTSFYISTDGFLDQNGGEKGFPFGKRRFKKLIEEHYNKSMKEQHIHFLDALHEYQGENERNDDVCLVALKVSNK comes from the coding sequence ATGCTTCAATATCTCTATCGATTCTTTTTCATTGCTATTCTCTTATCCCCTTTACACCTTCTAGCATCTACTAACACCCCTATAAACTATAATCTAGATTTAAATCTCACTCAAGATGAAAAAACTTGGCTTTTAGATCACAAAGTTCTTAAAGCGGGAAACGAATTTGATTATGCTCCATGGGATTTCAATAAAGATGGAAAACCTACCGGCTATTCAATCGATTATGTCAATCTGCTAGCTTCTAAGCTAGGGATAAAAGTCAGTTTTGTTACAGATCACTGGAATGATTTGACCTATATGCTTGAAACCAAAAAGATTGATCTCCTCCATACAATGTTTGCAAACAGTTTTCGAACAAATATTATTTATACACATTCATATAAACAACTTGTTTTCGCCCTTTATAAAAACAAACACAACAAAAAACTCAACTCCATAGAAGCACTTAAAGATCAAACTTTGAGTATTCCAAAAGACGACTCAAGCATTATAGTGTTAAAGAAACTCTACCCTCAAATTAAAATTATAGAACCTGATAGCTACGTAGATGCACTCAAAGATGTCATACTTGGAAGGGCCGACGCAACTGTTATGGATACAGCAGTAGCAAGTTATCTCAGTGAAAACTACTCTTTAAGCGATCTTACCATTGTAGATGAAGTAAAACTTCCAGAAGACACTATCCACTATAGTTATCGTATAGGTGTAAATGCTGAAAATGAAATTCTACAATCTATTTTAAATAAAGCTATCGCTAGTGTTACTGATGATGAAAAAAAGCAATTAGAAAACAAATGGTTCAATAAATCAGCAAAAAAAGTAAAAAAAATAAAATTTACCAAAACAGAAAAAAAATGGATAGCACAACACCCTGTCGTAAAATTTACCGGGGATCCTGATTGGCTGCCGTTTGAAGCTTTTAAAGAAGATGGTAGCTATATAGGTATTGTAGCCGATCATCTTAAACTGATAGAACAAAGAACGGGTCTTTCTTTTGAACGTATCAAGCCAAAATCTTGGAGTGATGCACTTGTAAAAGTTAAAGCCAACGAAGTAGATATGATCTCTGAAGTAGTGACAGAAAATTTCGTAAGTACTAAAATGTATTTTACGAAACCCTACATAGAAACACCTCTCGTTATCATTATGAAAAAAACACAATCAGATCATTTCCTAAACGACCTTTCTGCTATCAGCGATAAGAAAATAGCTTATGTTAGTGGCTACGGTTATGTTGATGATTTGAAAAAAAAGTATCCGAATATTCATTTTCAAGAGGTAAATACTGTACAAGAGGGACTTGAAGCAGTTGCTGCGGGAAAACTGGATGCTTTTATATGTACGCTTGTTATTGGTTCATATAACATACCTCAATTAGGTCTTTCAAATCTGACTGTTGCAGGTAAATTAGATATTGCAATGAAACTCGGTTTTGGGATTAGAAAAGACTCCCCTATGTTATTAGGCATTATCAATAAGGCTCTTGCTTCAATTGATTCAACAGAAAAAAATGAGATTGTTAACAAGTGGGTTAAAGTTGATATCGAAGAAAAAATCGACTGGGATCTTGTTTTAGAAATTGCAGGCGTTGCTGTTATTGTTATTGCTTTTATTGTTTATTCCAATCGACAACTCAAACGTCTTGTTGAGCAAAAGACCGCCAAGCTCAGCTCTTTATTAAAAGCTTTTGATCAAAACGTTATTGCTTCAAGTACCGATAAAAATGGAAAAATAACCTATGTCAGTGATGCCTTTTGTGAAATTTCTGGCTATTCCAGAGAAGAACTTATTGGAAAACCCCACAATATCTTACGCCATCCAGATATGCCTAAAAAACTCTTTGCCGATCTATGGACAACTATTAAAGCAGGAAAAAACTGGCATGGAGAGATCAAAAACAGAAAAAAAGATGGTGGCTTTTATTGGGTAGATATGACGATAACTGTAGAAAAAGACAAAGATGGAAAAGTTTTCAGATACGATGCTATCCGCCATGATATTACAGCTAAAAAAGCAGTTGAAGAATTGACAAAAACACTAGAGCAAAAAGTAGAAGAAAGAACGGCTGAGCTTACTAAAAGTGAACAAAAAATCAAAAATGTATTTGCAACCACAAGTCAAGGTATTTGGATGGTAGATAATAATGCCATAACACAAGAAGTGAATAATGCAATGTCTAATATTCTTGGATATCCCCAAGATGAAATAGTGGGAAAACATATCTTTCATTTTGTTAATGATGAAAACAAAAAAATATTTGCTGAACAAATGAAAACACGTGAACATGGTCAAACATCTTCCTATGAGATATATCTTACAAGAAAAAATCGTGTTCAGATACCGTGTCTTTTTAATGCTACGCCCATCTTAGATGAAAACGGTGTCAAAGTCGGTGCCTTTGCAATGGTTACCGATATTACCGAACAAAAAAAGCTCCAAGCACAAATAGCTGAAAAAGAGAATTTTGTCCGAACCCTTCTTGATTCCCAAGAACAGATTATTATAACCACAGACGGAAAGAAAATTTACACTATCAACAAAGCCTTTAAAAAATTCTATGGTGTTGAAGTGCTTGAAGATTTTCTCAAAGATTATGAATGTATCTGCGACACTTTCGATACGTCAGATCCGGAACACTATCTACAAAAAGAGATGGATGAACTTACGTGGATTGAATATGTTCTTGTAAATCCCTTAATGGTACATAAGGCACGGATTATTAGAGATGAGCAAGCTTATATTTTTACTGTTACAGGAGCAGAGCTCCCTATTGAAGGTAAAAATCTAATTTCTGCAGTTTTTACAAATATTACGGAATTGGAAAAAGTACAAAAGGATCTAAAAAATACAAATCAAAAAGTGATGGATTCTATTGAGTATGCCTCTTTAATTCAAGGTGCACTTTTACCGGATAGTCAACTCATGAGCTCCCATTTTGATGATTGTTTTACACTTTGGCGACCAAAAGATGTTGTAGGGGGAGATATCTATCTCTTTACTGAAATCCGCAATAAAGACGAAGCACTTTTAATGGTAGTAGACTGTACTGGACACGGTGTTCCAGGAGCCTTTGTAACAATGCTTGTAAAAGCGATTGAACGCCAAATTATCGGTGTCTTGGAAAAGACAAATGAAGTTGTAAGTCCTGGAAAAATCCTGGGTATTTTTAACCGTTCTATCAAGCATCTTCTTAAACAAGACCAAAGCGAGTCTGTTTCGAATGCCGGTTTTGACGGTGGTATACTTTACTATAACAAAAAAAATAACATAGTAAGATATGCAGGTGCCAACATCCCTTTATTTGTCAAAAACTCTTCCTCTTTAGAGATCTTCAAAGGAGATAGACACTCTATAGGTTACAAAAATTCTGATAGAGACTATGAGTTTAATGATTATGAGTTTGATATTAGGGAATCTACAAGCTTTTATATCTCCACCGATGGATTCTTAGATCAAAATGGAGGAGAAAAAGGATTCCCTTTTGGAAAAAGACGCTTTAAAAAGCTTATAGAGGAACACTATAATAAAAGTATGAAAGAACAACATATTCATTTCCTTGATGCCCTTCATGAGTACCAAGGGGAAAATGAACGAAATGACGATGTATGTCTCGTCGCACTTAAAGTAAGTAACAAATGA
- a CDS encoding SiaB family protein kinase, with product MKFDTLENILEEDGIVFLSYGGFLTQSLIAGMTDALEQEAQNNDLSMKVSANIFTIFIELAQNMMNYAKSKSDAIRYESKGLLIVGTEAKNNQDYYYIISRNLIDAIDKERIENRLKTIEGLDKEELRKLYREQRKAGKDKHHRGAGIGLIEIARRCNKIEHHFEDQGDGHFYFTVKTILHKEKGE from the coding sequence ATGAAGTTTGATACGCTAGAAAACATATTAGAAGAAGATGGTATAGTATTTTTAAGTTATGGTGGCTTTTTAACACAGTCATTAATAGCAGGTATGACCGATGCACTTGAACAAGAAGCACAAAACAATGATCTAAGTATGAAAGTTTCTGCAAATATTTTTACTATATTTATTGAACTAGCCCAAAACATGATGAACTATGCAAAATCAAAATCAGATGCAATACGTTATGAATCTAAAGGGCTTTTAATTGTTGGAACTGAAGCAAAAAACAATCAGGATTACTATTACATCATCAGCAGAAATCTCATAGATGCAATCGATAAAGAGAGGATAGAAAATCGTCTAAAGACTATAGAAGGACTTGATAAAGAGGAACTTCGTAAACTCTACCGTGAACAAAGAAAAGCGGGTAAAGACAAACATCACAGAGGTGCCGGAATTGGTCTCATTGAAATTGCAAGACGATGTAATAAAATTGAACACCATTTTGAAGATCAGGGAGATGGACATTTTTACTTTACAGTTAAAACAATATTACATAAAGAAAAAGGAGAATAA
- a CDS encoding DUF1987 domain-containing protein yields MKRLHLEATQYTPEITLDPAGTITMVGKSYPENTFDFYKPIMEWVENYFDGNTAKKTIINMEIIYFNSSSSKLFFDLFDLVDENKESSKIVINWIYDKENESAQEAGEDFQDDFEDLEINLVSK; encoded by the coding sequence ATGAAACGTTTACATTTAGAAGCGACACAATATACTCCCGAAATCACTTTAGATCCAGCAGGTACAATCACTATGGTTGGAAAATCTTATCCTGAAAATACATTTGACTTTTATAAACCAATTATGGAGTGGGTAGAAAATTATTTTGATGGCAATACTGCCAAAAAAACTATAATCAATATGGAAATTATATATTTTAATTCCAGTTCTTCAAAACTCTTTTTTGATCTTTTCGATCTAGTAGATGAAAATAAGGAATCCAGTAAGATTGTGATCAATTGGATATACGATAAAGAAAATGAGAGTGCCCAAGAAGCAGGTGAAGATTTTCAGGATGATTTCGAGGACTTAGAGATTAATTTAGTCTCAAAATAG
- a CDS encoding HD domain-containing phosphohydrolase has translation MDSADNKLIHELEDLKSNFSKTADKIIKDIHRQARIMERSDKRQRQEYDELQRRLAEVEALQKEIEDTQKEVVFTMGAIGESRSKETGNHVKRVAEYSKILATYIGLPESEAEMLKQASPMHDIGKVGIPDSILNKPGRLDAEERKVMDTHAELGYNMLSHSSRPLLKCAATVAYEHHEKWDGTGYPRGLKGKDIHIYGRITALADVFDALGSERCYKEAWDDERIFALFKEERGKHFDPQLIDIFFEHLNEFLEVRDDLKDVFE, from the coding sequence ATGGACAGTGCTGATAATAAACTTATTCATGAACTTGAAGATTTAAAATCCAATTTTTCTAAAACAGCAGATAAAATCATCAAAGATATCCATCGTCAAGCACGCATTATGGAAAGAAGTGACAAACGACAACGTCAGGAATATGATGAGCTCCAAAGACGTCTTGCAGAAGTAGAAGCACTCCAAAAAGAGATTGAAGACACGCAAAAAGAGGTTGTTTTTACGATGGGGGCCATCGGTGAGAGCCGATCGAAAGAGACGGGAAACCATGTAAAGCGTGTAGCTGAATATTCAAAAATTTTAGCAACTTATATCGGATTGCCTGAATCAGAAGCAGAGATGCTCAAACAAGCTTCTCCTATGCATGACATCGGTAAAGTCGGTATCCCAGATTCCATTTTAAACAAACCTGGACGTTTGGATGCAGAAGAGAGAAAAGTTATGGATACACATGCAGAACTGGGTTACAATATGCTGTCACACTCATCAAGACCACTGTTAAAATGTGCAGCCACCGTAGCTTATGAACACCATGAAAAATGGGATGGTACTGGTTATCCACGAGGCTTAAAGGGAAAAGATATTCATATCTACGGACGTATTACGGCACTAGCAGATGTTTTTGATGCCCTTGGAAGTGAAAGATGTTATAAAGAAGCTTGGGATGATGAAAGGATATTTGCACTTTTTAAAGAAGAACGTGGGAAACACTTTGATCCGCAGCTCATTGACATATTTTTTGAACATTTAAATGAGTTTTTAGAAGTTCGTGATGATTTAAAAGATGTTTTCGAATAA